A segment of the Marinobacter arenosus genome:
CTGAGCAACGATTACCTGGTCGCACTTAACATGGCGCCCTCAACGCCTGATTGGCTGAAAAGCCTCGGTGCGGGCCCGATGAAGCTTGGTCTGGATTTGCGCGGTGGTGTTCACTTCCTGCTGGAGGTGGATATGGAAACTGCCTTGAATACCCGTCTCGAAGCGCTGTCCAGCCAGATTAAAGGTGATCTTCGGGAAGAGAGGATCCGGTATCGCGGCGGCGACGTTGAAGGTCAGCGGCAAATCGTTCTTTCCTTCCGTGATGAACAGTCGCGTGCCGAAGCGTTTGATCTGATCCGCGCCCAGTACAACCAGTTCCTGATGGATGAGAGAACGGTGGAGGACGAGCGACAGATCGTGCTCTCGCTGTCCGAGGCCGAGGTTAAATCCATCCAGGAATACGCGCTCGAGCAAAACCTCACCACGATCCGCAACCGCGTCAACGAGCTGGGCGTTGCTGAGCCGCTTGTTCAGCGTCAGGGTGCTGATCGGATTATCGTGGAATTGCCGGGTGTGCAGGATACCGCCCAGGCCAAGCGGGTCCTGGGCGCGACTGCAAACCTCGAGTTTCGCCTGGAGGCCCGTCAGGACGCATCGGCCAGCGAGGTTGAGGAATTCAGTTTCCGTGATAACCCTCAGCGTACAGCGCGGCTTGAGCGTGACGTGATCACGACCGGTAACAATGTTGCGAACGCCCAGCAGGCGTTTGACGAGAACGGTCAGCCTCAGGTCAATATCACCATGGATTCGGTTGGCGGTGATCAGATGAACCGTGCGACCCGGAACGCCATCGGTCGCCGTATGGCTGTGCTCTTCATCGAATTCCGTACAGAAACCGAAACCCGGATGGTGGACGGGGAGATGACGTCCGTCGACAAGCGTGTCGTAGAAAAGGGCATCATCAGCCTGGCAACCATTCAGTCCGCACTGGGCAGCAGTTTCCGGATCACTGGCCTGGATTCCATTCCGGAAGCGGCAGAGCTGGCGCTGTTACTCCGTGCGGGTGCGCTGGCCGCACCGATGTATTTCGTTCAGGAGCGCACGATTGGTCCAAGCCTGGGGCAGAAAAACATCGATGCCGGTGTGATGTCGGTAGCGCTTGGTTTCGGGCTGGTGCTTCTGTACATGCTGGTGTATTACCGGGGCTTCGGTCTGGTGGCCAACGTTGCGCTTACCCTAAACCTGATGTTGTTGATCGCCTGCATGTCCATCCTCTCGGCGACGCTTACGCTTCCGGGTATCGCCGGTATCGTACTGACGGTAGGTATGGCAGTTGACGCCAACGTGCTGATTTTTGAACGAATACGCGAGGAGCTCAAGGCAGGCGTTCCGCCTCAGTCGGCCATCAATTCCGGGTATTCGCGGGCCTTCGTGTCCATTTTTGATGCCAATATCACGACCTTGCTGGTCGCGGTGATTCTGTTTGCCATGGGTTCCGGCCCGGTGAAAGGGTTCGCGGTCACCTTGTGCCTGGGCATCCTGACCTCGATGTTCTCGGGGCTGATGGTCAGTCGCAGCATTGTGAATTTTGTATATGGCGGTCGAAAGATCGAGAAGTTGTCGATCGGAGGAAAGCTGGCAAATGTCTGAGAAAGAGAAGAAACCATTTGATTTCATGGGGTTCCGGAAGCTTGCTTCCGTTCTCTCGGTCACGTTGCTGGTTGCCTCCGTCGTGTTGCTGGCGGTTCGGGGCCTAAACCTGGGCATGGACTTCACGGGCGGTACGTCGGTGGAATTCGAGTATGCCGAAGCACCGCAGCTGGATGAAATTCGTTCCACGCTGACCGAGGCAGGCTACGAGCAGTTCGTCGTGCAGAATTTCGGTGCCGATACCACCGTGCTGGTTCGACTCGCTGAGGCTGGTAACGATGAATTGGCGGTCGAGGTGACCGAGGCGCTGACGGCCGGTGGGGAAAGCCTTGAGCTGATCAGCTCCGAGTTCATTGGCTCCCAGGTTGGCGAAGAGCTGAGAGAGGACAGTGGCCTGGGACTGTTGCTTGCGTTGGCGGTGGTACTGATCTATGTCGGTATGCGATTCCAGTTCAAGTTCGGCATCGCCTCTGTCCTTCCGTTGGCCCACGACGTGATCATCGTCCTGGGCGTGTTCGCACTGTTCCAGTGGACCTTCGACCTGACGGTTCTGGCGGCCTTGCTGGCAGTCATCGGCTACTCCCTGAACGATACCATTGTTGTGGCTGACCGGATCCGGGAAAACTTCCGCAAAATGCGGGTGGGGGATTCCTGGCACGTCATCAATACCTCCATTCACCAGACCATCAGCAGGACAATCAACACGTCCGGTACGACGCTTGTCGTTCTGTTCGCGTTGTATCTGTTTGGGGGCGAAGCTATCAATAACTTCGCACTGGCGCTGATTATCGGGGTGGTTGTCGGTACCTACTCGTCCATCTACGTGTCTGCAAATCTCTTGATTGCGTTTGGTGTGTCGCGGGAAGACCTGGTACTTCCGGTAAAAGAGGGTGCCGCGGACGCCGAAGAAGAGGAGCAGCCGCCGGAGTGGCTGAACCGGATGTAGTTTCTTCTTCGGAAACAAAAAAACCGCCTTCCCAAGGGAATGGCGGTTTTTTTATGACGGCCTGCCGGGGATCAGCGGGGCAGGCGACCCCGGAACGGGTGCAGTGCTTTCAGCACTTCACGGAACAGCTTGGGGTTGGCCACAACCAACTGGCGGGCGCCAGCCGTTGACGGGTTGCCGGAGAAGTCGCCCGTCAGGGCGCCTGATTCCATGGCAATCGTTACGCCAAGATCCAGGTCCACGGTCTCCGGGCGGAAGATGACGGCCGCGTCCAGGTTGCCGGCAGATACGCGGGCAATGTCCAGAACCACACAGCCAGAAGTGCGGAACATCGCAGATTCACGGGCGAGGACGGAGGCCATTTCACCCCACAATTGAGTGTCTTCGCTTCTGCGCGCCTGATCCAGCAGGTTGGTGGCAATGGCAGCCTTGTTGGCGTGCTTGATGTCGGACGCCCGAACTCGACGGCTGTTCAGTGCAGCTCCGTGTCCGCGGCTGGCGGAATACTCTTCGCCGGTTACCGGGTTGATCACCAGAAGGTTCTCGGTACGGTTGTTCTTTTTCTGGGCCAGGGCCAGGGCAAATTCCGGGATGCCTCTCAGAAAATTCTCGCGACCAAGAACCGGGAAGACGTGCCAGCTTCGTTCGCTGGTACCCGCATTCGCTTCATTCAGAGGGGCGATGCTGTGGTCCTTGTAGGCCTTTTCGAGTTGCTCCGCAAAGTTGTCGTAAATCGACTGCTCGACCCGGTCCAACTGACGGCGGCGTTCCTCGTCGTCCTTGCCGGTGGGTTCCTGGCGCTCGAAATGGGCTTTCAGATAGTCGGACCCCTGACGCGCGACGCGCAGGGCCATTTTAATAGCTGGTTGCATCTGAGTGTTCATTATCCGGGTGTGTGAAGGCCGGGTATCATAGCAAAAGATCAGGGTGCTTGTATGTTTTTTGACTTAGCAATAGCACGGATACCAAAGGATTACGGCATCTCCGGACGGGCGGGACATGTTGGTTTTCTGCTATCATGCCCGCCTCAATTAATTCAGTCTGGACCCATACTCAATGCACAAGCCGGCACTTCCCCTGGAGGGCACTGACTCATTTCAGGATCAGATCCGAATCGTTCTGGTCGAGACCTCTCATTCAGGCAACATTGGTGCGGTGGCTCGTGCCATGAAAAACATGGGGCTCGGGAATCTGTGGCTGGTCAACCCGAACTCTTTCCCGGACGAGGCGTCTTACGCCCGTTCCTCGGGCGCGTCCGATGTGCTGGATCGGGCAAACGTTGTGTCGTCCCTGGACGAGGCGCTTGCGGACTGCGTTCTGGTAATGGGAACCAGTGCCCGGGGGCGGAAAGTGCCCTGGCCAGTCATTGCGCCCCCGGAAGCGGCTGTGGCAGCCTCGGAAAATGCCGCCAATGGCCCGGTGGCACTGGTGTTCGGGCGGGAGAATCACGGCCTGAGCAATGAGGAGCTGCAACGCTGTCATTACCACATTCACATTCCCTCCAATCCCGATTACAGCTCCCTGAACCTGGCGATGGCGGTTCAGGTTATGTGTTATGAGCTCAGGATGCATTTTCTTCGTGGCCTTGAAGGTGGTGAGGGGAGCCCATACCTAAAGCCCATGACGTCGCCGGGTGATCCGGGCTGGGACGTTCCACCCGCACCCGTGAACGATGTGGAAGGTTTCTTTGGTCACCTTGAGCAGGTGTTGGTGGACGTCGAATTTCACCGGCGGGAAAATCCTCGTCAGCTCATGACACGCTTGCGGCGATTGTTCCAGCGCGCGAGACTGGACCAAATGGAAATTAATATACTCAGAGGCATACTGACGTCAGTGCAAAAGGCCGCTGGCGCCAAGGCTGACAACAAAACAACCGAGGCCGATCCAAAGGCGACGGGGCAGGACAATGGCCATGTTTGAGCGTTTGAGGGAAGATATCAACAGCGTTTTTCACCGCGACCCCGCGGCTCGGAACACCTTTGAGGTGTTAACGAACTACCCGGGGCTGCATGCGTTGCTGTTTCATCGGCTGGCGCACCGGCTCTGGCGAATGGGCCTGAAGTGGATTGCCCGCACGATCTCCACGATTGCCCGCTGGCTGACCGGCGTCGAGATTCATCCGGGTGCGACCATCGGCAGGAGGTTCTTCATCGATCACGGCATGGGCGTCGTCATTGGTGAAACGACCGTGATCGGAGACGACGTAACGCTCTATCAGGGCGTTACGTTGGGCGGCACCAGCTGGAACAAGGGCAAGCGGCACCCGACCATCGGAGACGGTGTGGTTGTCGGCGCCGGCGCCAAGATTCTCGGACCGTTTGAGGTGGGAGCCGGCGCGAAGGTCGGCTCCAATTCAGTCGTCACCAAGGCGGTACCCCCGGGGGCCACCGTCGTCGGGATACCGGGACGAGTTATCGTCAAGCGTCCGAGTGAGGATGACGATGTGCGTCGTAAGGAAATGGAAGAACGCATGGGCTTCGATGCCTACGGTGTCACCGAGGAAATGCCGGACCCGGTCGCGCGGGCCGTTCGATCGTTGCTGGACCACATGCATGCCGTGGATGATCGGATTGAGAACATGTGCAAGGCCCTTCGGAAGGTGAACAGTGAATACCAGAACGGTGAGTTGCCGCCTTTGCCTGAAGAGGACTTCGATTGCGTCCGAGACGAGAGTGAGGAGACGCGGGGGTGAATACTTGACTGAAATAGTAGGTCAATTCATACTCGCTGCTGTAATTCGAGATTCAATCCCATCACGGGGCTGATGCCATGAAGCTGACCACCAAAGGCCGCTATGCCGTCACGGCAATGCTGGATCTGGCTCTGCACGGAGACCAGGGGCCGGTGAGTCTTGCTGATATTTCAGCCCGTCAGGAAATCTCACTTTCCTACCTGGAACAGCTCTTCTCCCGTCTGCGTCGTCAGAACCTGGTGGTCAGCATTCGTGGCCCCGGCGGCGGCTATCGCCTGAGTCGCGATGCTGGAAAGGTGTTCGTAGCTGAAGTTGTGGACGCCGTCAGCGAGTCTCTGGACACCACACGATGCGGTAACAAAGGGGACTGTCAGAAAGGCGAGAAGTGTCTGACCCACCACCTTTGGTCCGATCTGAGTGACCAGATTCATCAGTTCCTGAGTGAAATCAGCCTCGGCGACCTGATGCAGAAGCACGAAATCCGCCAGGTTGCGGACCGGCAGAACCGCCGTCAGTCTGACAACGGCTCTGAAACGATTAATACCGAACGCCTGTCTGACCAGGCGCCGGCCTGAAACATTACTCCTTGAAATCATGAAAAAGCCCGTATACCTGGATTATGCGGCGACGACGCCCGTTGATCCGTCTGTCGCCGAAGAAATGGTGAAGTACCTGACACCCGATGGAATTTTTGGGAATCCGGCTTCGCGATCGCACGCCTTTGGCTGGAGGGCGGAGGCTGCCGTTGAGGCGGCGCGTCGGGAAGTTGCCCAACTGATCCACGCTGATCCCAGAGAGATCGTCTGGACCTCTGGCGCCACTGAGTCGGACAATCTCGCCATCAAGGGTGCGGTCGCCGGACGCACTGGCGTCCATCTCGTGACCTCATCCATCGAGCACAAAGCGGTGTTGGATACCTGTAAATGGCTGGAGCAGCATGGCGTAGAGGTGACCTGGCTGTCACCGGACCGTGATGGTCGAATTCATCCGGATCAGGTGACCAATGCCTTGCGGGACAATACGGTTCTGGTCAGTCTCATGCTGGTCAACAACGAGCTGGGTTGCGTGACCGATGTTGCCGCCATTGGTCGCGAACTTCGTGAGCGAGGCGTGCTCTTTCACGTCGATGCCGCCCAGGCAGCCGGCAAAATGCCAGTCGATGTGACGGCAATGCCGGTCGATCTGATGTCGTTGTCCGGGCACAAAGTATACGGGCCCAAGGGGGTCGGGGCGCTTTACGTGAGACGTTCACCGGATGTGCGCATCGAGGCCCAGATTCATGGCGGTGGACACGAGCGAGGCATGCGCTCCGGGACGTTGCCGACGCACCAGATCGTGGGCATGGGTAAGGCATTTTCCATCGCCCAGGAGTGCCTTGAATCGGATAGGGAAGAGCTGGAGCGCCTGCGGACCTCTTTCCTTGGCGGCCTCGAAGGTCTGGATGGCGTCAGCCTGAACGGAAGCGCCGAGTTTCGTGTGCCGGGCATCGTGAACCTTTCCTTTGACGGGGTCGAGGCGGAGTCCTTGATGCTGGGCCTGAGGGATCTGGCCGTGTCGTCGGGATCAGCCTGTGCGTCGGCCACGATCGAACCCTCGTTTGTCCTGCGTGGAATTGGTTTGAGCGACGAGCAGGCCCACAGGGCGCTGCGTTTCTCTTTCGGCCGGTTTACCACGGCCGAGGAAGTGGTTTTTGCCAGTTCGCAAATAGTTGATGTTGTTAGCCGACTGCGTGCAGTGCGGTAGGCAGTTGCCCCTGGACTGCGTATAATCGCAGGCCGGAATTTTAACCTGAACCCTAGTGGAGAAAGACCATGGCGAATGAGCGTACGCTCTCGATTATCAAGCCCGACGCAGTTGCTAAGAACGTGATCGGTGAAATTTACAGCCGTTTTGAGAAGGCGGGGTTGAACATCGTTGCTGCCAAGATGATGCACCTTACCCAGGAGCAGGCTGAAGGTTTCTATGCGGAGCACAAGGAACGCCCGTTTTTCAACGACCTGGTGGCATTCATGACCTCCGGTCCAGTTGTTGTTCAGGTTCTGGAAGGCGAAGGCGCCATCCTCAAGAACCGTGACCTGATGGGGGCAACCAACCCGAAGGAAGCGGACGCGGGCACTATCCGCGCTGATTTTGCGTCTTCTATCGATGCAAACGCTGTTCACGGCTCTGACTCAGCAGCGTCAGCTGAGCGTGAAATCGCGTATTTTTTCAATGACAACGAGATCTGCCCGCGCGGCTGATTCAGTTGATCGGGGGGCGGTCGTCGGACCGCTCCCCGAATTGGTTATCTGATCGAGGTTATGAAATGACAGCGGCCGCTGAAAAAACCAATCTTCTCGGGATGCCGAAAGCCAAACTTGAGGCTTTCTTCGATTCCCTGGGGGAAAAGCGTTTTCGTGCCACCCAGGTTTTGCAGTGGATTCATCAGCGTGGGGCTGATGACTTCGATCAAATGACCAATATGAGCAAGGCGCTCCGGGAAAAGCTCAAACAGGTCGCGGAGATTCGCGGCCCCGAAGTGGTCTACGACGAAACTTCCAAAGACGGTACCCGGAAATGGGTTATGCGCATGGACAACGGGAACAGCGTTGAAACCGTGCTGATTCCCGATGGTGAGCGTGGAACCCTCTGCGTTTCCTCACAGATTGGCTGCAGTCTGGATTGCACGTTCTGCTCGACCGGCAAGCGAGGGTTTAACCGGAACCTGACCGCGGCCGAGGTGATCGGACAGGTCTGGGTTGCTCGCAAGGCCTTTATGCCGTTTGAGCCCGGTCCGGACCGCCCCATCACCAACGTTGTGATGATGGGGATGGGTGAGCCGTTGCTGAACTTCGACAACGTGGTTGATGCCATGAACCTCATGATGGAGGATCTGGCTTATGGGATCTCCAAGCGCCGGGTCACGTTAAGCACCTCCGGGGTCGTTCCGGCCCTCGACCGCCTGGCGGAAGTTACCGATGTTTCACTGGCTATTTCGCTTCATGCCCCGAATGATGAGCTCCGTAACAAGTTGGTGCCGCTCAATAAAAAGTATCCGATTTCGGAGCTGCTTGCGGCCACCAAGCGATACTTCGCCCGGCTACCGGACAAGCGCAAGGCCACCATCGAGTACACCGTGATTGAGGGAATGAACGATCAACCGGAACATGCCCGGGAACTTGCGGTGCTGTTGCGGGATCTTCCCTGCAAGATCAATCTGATACCCTTCAATCCGTTTCCTGAAAGTGATTTCCGGCGGCCGAGCATGAACGCAACCCGCCGATTCCAGGCGGTGCTCAATGAGGCTGGATACATCACCACAATCAGGACCACCCGTGGTGACGACATTGATGCGGCCTGTGGCCAGTTGGTCGGCAAGGTCGAGGATCGTACCCGTCGAAGTAAACGATACATTGAGGTCCAGCAGGTTAATCCCTGACACGGCACCGACAACGAGTTGAAGCGAGGAATGCGAAACTGTGACCTATAGATCGACGAGCTGGCGTTTTTCTGTCGTGGCGCTGATGTTGGCCGCGTTGTTTGTCACAGGGTGCGTCACAACCACGGACAGTCGTTTTTCCCGCGAGGCAGATCGCCAGGAAGCTGTCGAGGACTATGTTCAGCTGGCCACCGCCTACATAGGGCAGGGCAATCTTGATCGTGCCCGCCACCACCTCGACCGTGCTCTTGATCTGGACTCCGACAGCCCAAAGGCGAAGGCGGCCATGGGATTGGTCTATAACGCCGAGGGCGAAGCCGAGTTGGCAGAATCGAGTTTCAAGGAAGCTATCTCCTCAGACCCCGGTTACACCCGTGCGCGCGTGTACTACGGCGCGTTCCTGTATGGTCAGGGTCGTATGGAGGATGCGCGGAACCAGTTTCGTGCCGCTTCGCGGGACACGGAATACAAAGACCGGGGCTCAGTCTTCTTTAACCTGGGTATGACCCAGGAGCGGCTCGATGAGCTCGACAATGCGGCTACGTCCTATCGACGTGCGGTCGAGCTGTCTCGTGGAGACGCGCGGTCGCTGCTGGCGCTGTCCCGTGTGCTGGCAGACCAGGGAGACTTCAACTCGGCGGCACGTTATTACTCCCGACTTTCCTCAATGATGCAGAGAGATGAGCGTCTGCGTCACTCCCCTGAAAGCTTGTTGACGGGCATCCGTATTGCCCGCCATCTGGACAACCGCAACCAGGAAGCCAGCCTGGCCTTGCAACTGAAGAACAACTTCCCGGAGTCAGTCGAATACCAACAATACAAGGTGCTGATTTCTAATGACTAATGAAGAAACCTCCCAGCCGGTGAGCGGAGATCCTGTCGGGCAGCAGCTGCAACGCGCACGAGAGCAAAAAGGTTTGAGTGCCGATGACGTAGCCAAGGCCCAACATCTCCGGCCGGCTGTCATTCACGCCATTGAGGCTGGTGATTACAAACAGATTGACAGTGAACTCTTCCTGAAAGGGTATGTCAGGGCCTATGCGAAGCAGGTTGGCCTGGAAGCCAACGATGTAATAGCCGACCTGGACCGTGAACTTGAGCCATTGCGGCAAAAGCGAGAGCAGGAGTTCGAGGCCAACCCACTGGTTGATATCGAGCGTCGACGTCTCAAGAAACGTCGTGCGGCCAAACTGGCGCTGTTATTGTGTGTCGCCGCGCTCGCAGGCTACCTGGTCTTCACGTTTGTACTGCCCCAGCCTGAGTCCATGGCACCGTCGGATGTGGCGGAAGAGGCAGAGCAAGGCGTATCGGCCACCGATGCGCCCGAGAGCCAGACCGAGACGGCTGTTCCGGAAGACGTCTCCGCCGACGTGAATGAGGAGGCGACCGTAGAGCCAATCTCAGAGCCAGAGCCAGACCCCGAACTCGTGGCAGCTGCCCCTGACGAGGAGGTGCCGGCG
Coding sequences within it:
- the iscR gene encoding Fe-S cluster assembly transcriptional regulator IscR, coding for MKLTTKGRYAVTAMLDLALHGDQGPVSLADISARQEISLSYLEQLFSRLRRQNLVVSIRGPGGGYRLSRDAGKVFVAEVVDAVSESLDTTRCGNKGDCQKGEKCLTHHLWSDLSDQIHQFLSEISLGDLMQKHEIRQVADRQNRRQSDNGSETINTERLSDQAPA
- the secD gene encoding protein translocase subunit SecD, whose translation is MLNKYPLWKNLVILVALVIGFIYALPNLFPDDYAIQITGARSSTEVNSTVLDRAVKALESEGIEVKSSTLQDRDALIRLTSGEDQLQARPVVQSALSNDYLVALNMAPSTPDWLKSLGAGPMKLGLDLRGGVHFLLEVDMETALNTRLEALSSQIKGDLREERIRYRGGDVEGQRQIVLSFRDEQSRAEAFDLIRAQYNQFLMDERTVEDERQIVLSLSEAEVKSIQEYALEQNLTTIRNRVNELGVAEPLVQRQGADRIIVELPGVQDTAQAKRVLGATANLEFRLEARQDASASEVEEFSFRDNPQRTARLERDVITTGNNVANAQQAFDENGQPQVNITMDSVGGDQMNRATRNAIGRRMAVLFIEFRTETETRMVDGEMTSVDKRVVEKGIISLATIQSALGSSFRITGLDSIPEAAELALLLRAGALAAPMYFVQERTIGPSLGQKNIDAGVMSVALGFGLVLLYMLVYYRGFGLVANVALTLNLMLLIACMSILSATLTLPGIAGIVLTVGMAVDANVLIFERIREELKAGVPPQSAINSGYSRAFVSIFDANITTLLVAVILFAMGSGPVKGFAVTLCLGILTSMFSGLMVSRSIVNFVYGGRKIEKLSIGGKLANV
- the secF gene encoding protein translocase subunit SecF, producing MSEKEKKPFDFMGFRKLASVLSVTLLVASVVLLAVRGLNLGMDFTGGTSVEFEYAEAPQLDEIRSTLTEAGYEQFVVQNFGADTTVLVRLAEAGNDELAVEVTEALTAGGESLELISSEFIGSQVGEELREDSGLGLLLALAVVLIYVGMRFQFKFGIASVLPLAHDVIIVLGVFALFQWTFDLTVLAALLAVIGYSLNDTIVVADRIRENFRKMRVGDSWHVINTSIHQTISRTINTSGTTLVVLFALYLFGGEAINNFALALIIGVVVGTYSSIYVSANLLIAFGVSREDLVLPVKEGAADAEEEEQPPEWLNRM
- the pilW gene encoding type IV pilus biogenesis/stability protein PilW codes for the protein MLAALFVTGCVTTTDSRFSREADRQEAVEDYVQLATAYIGQGNLDRARHHLDRALDLDSDSPKAKAAMGLVYNAEGEAELAESSFKEAISSDPGYTRARVYYGAFLYGQGRMEDARNQFRAASRDTEYKDRGSVFFNLGMTQERLDELDNAATSYRRAVELSRGDARSLLALSRVLADQGDFNSAARYYSRLSSMMQRDERLRHSPESLLTGIRIARHLDNRNQEASLALQLKNNFPESVEYQQYKVLISND
- a CDS encoding inositol monophosphatase family protein; amino-acid sequence: MQPAIKMALRVARQGSDYLKAHFERQEPTGKDDEERRRQLDRVEQSIYDNFAEQLEKAYKDHSIAPLNEANAGTSERSWHVFPVLGRENFLRGIPEFALALAQKKNNRTENLLVINPVTGEEYSASRGHGAALNSRRVRASDIKHANKAAIATNLLDQARRSEDTQLWGEMASVLARESAMFRTSGCVVLDIARVSAGNLDAAVIFRPETVDLDLGVTIAMESGALTGDFSGNPSTAGARQLVVANPKLFREVLKALHPFRGRLPR
- the cysE gene encoding serine O-acetyltransferase, whose protein sequence is MFERLREDINSVFHRDPAARNTFEVLTNYPGLHALLFHRLAHRLWRMGLKWIARTISTIARWLTGVEIHPGATIGRRFFIDHGMGVVIGETTVIGDDVTLYQGVTLGGTSWNKGKRHPTIGDGVVVGAGAKILGPFEVGAGAKVGSNSVVTKAVPPGATVVGIPGRVIVKRPSEDDDVRRKEMEERMGFDAYGVTEEMPDPVARAVRSLLDHMHAVDDRIENMCKALRKVNSEYQNGELPPLPEEDFDCVRDESEETRG
- the trmJ gene encoding tRNA (cytosine(32)/uridine(32)-2'-O)-methyltransferase TrmJ; amino-acid sequence: MHKPALPLEGTDSFQDQIRIVLVETSHSGNIGAVARAMKNMGLGNLWLVNPNSFPDEASYARSSGASDVLDRANVVSSLDEALADCVLVMGTSARGRKVPWPVIAPPEAAVAASENAANGPVALVFGRENHGLSNEELQRCHYHIHIPSNPDYSSLNLAMAVQVMCYELRMHFLRGLEGGEGSPYLKPMTSPGDPGWDVPPAPVNDVEGFFGHLEQVLVDVEFHRRENPRQLMTRLRRLFQRARLDQMEINILRGILTSVQKAAGAKADNKTTEADPKATGQDNGHV
- a CDS encoding RodZ domain-containing protein — its product is MTNEETSQPVSGDPVGQQLQRAREQKGLSADDVAKAQHLRPAVIHAIEAGDYKQIDSELFLKGYVRAYAKQVGLEANDVIADLDRELEPLRQKREQEFEANPLVDIERRRLKKRRAAKLALLLCVAALAGYLVFTFVLPQPESMAPSDVAEEAEQGVSATDAPESQTETAVPEDVSADVNEEATVEPISEPEPDPELVAAAPDEEVPAAEQATDVTPTEPVEPMGDDSVTSDDIVDPVESAPVVTQSTDPVLGDPAEPVVVTDTGRLQITFTGDCWVQVSDAAGNRLVNSLQRNGDRIDVTGEVPLRVVIGAVDAVGSISFQGEPVDMDGYRVVNNRSEFTLTI
- the ndk gene encoding nucleoside-diphosphate kinase, which encodes MANERTLSIIKPDAVAKNVIGEIYSRFEKAGLNIVAAKMMHLTQEQAEGFYAEHKERPFFNDLVAFMTSGPVVVQVLEGEGAILKNRDLMGATNPKEADAGTIRADFASSIDANAVHGSDSAASAEREIAYFFNDNEICPRG
- the rlmN gene encoding 23S rRNA (adenine(2503)-C(2))-methyltransferase RlmN, giving the protein MTAAAEKTNLLGMPKAKLEAFFDSLGEKRFRATQVLQWIHQRGADDFDQMTNMSKALREKLKQVAEIRGPEVVYDETSKDGTRKWVMRMDNGNSVETVLIPDGERGTLCVSSQIGCSLDCTFCSTGKRGFNRNLTAAEVIGQVWVARKAFMPFEPGPDRPITNVVMMGMGEPLLNFDNVVDAMNLMMEDLAYGISKRRVTLSTSGVVPALDRLAEVTDVSLAISLHAPNDELRNKLVPLNKKYPISELLAATKRYFARLPDKRKATIEYTVIEGMNDQPEHARELAVLLRDLPCKINLIPFNPFPESDFRRPSMNATRRFQAVLNEAGYITTIRTTRGDDIDAACGQLVGKVEDRTRRSKRYIEVQQVNP
- a CDS encoding IscS subfamily cysteine desulfurase, which translates into the protein MKKPVYLDYAATTPVDPSVAEEMVKYLTPDGIFGNPASRSHAFGWRAEAAVEAARREVAQLIHADPREIVWTSGATESDNLAIKGAVAGRTGVHLVTSSIEHKAVLDTCKWLEQHGVEVTWLSPDRDGRIHPDQVTNALRDNTVLVSLMLVNNELGCVTDVAAIGRELRERGVLFHVDAAQAAGKMPVDVTAMPVDLMSLSGHKVYGPKGVGALYVRRSPDVRIEAQIHGGGHERGMRSGTLPTHQIVGMGKAFSIAQECLESDREELERLRTSFLGGLEGLDGVSLNGSAEFRVPGIVNLSFDGVEAESLMLGLRDLAVSSGSACASATIEPSFVLRGIGLSDEQAHRALRFSFGRFTTAEEVVFASSQIVDVVSRLRAVR